The Jeotgalibacillus aurantiacus genome segment AACATGGAAGAAACAGAAGGTGGATCGTGGCAGGCGCAGCTTGAGACTCAAAATGCGCAGATCGAAGCCGGCGAAGCTTTTGTGATGGATCCCGAAGCGCAGGTGGCTATCAATAATTATGCACTTGAGAACGATATTGAACCAAACACATCCGGAACTGCATGGTCATATCTGGAAAACAATGCATTATTAATCTCCCTTATTGGATTGTTTGCGATTATCGTAGCGTCCGGAATCGTGGCAAGTGAATTTTCATGGGGAACGATCAAGCTACTGATGATCCGTCCAATTTCAAGATGGAAGATTCTTTTATCGAAGTTTTTAACCGTAGGTGCGTTCGGTATGCTGCTCGTTGCGATCACCGCTGTTTTATCCATTATTTTAGGTTTCATTTTCTTCGATTCAGGTTCTTCGGTAAGACTTGCTTACGTAGACGGAGTAGTGGAAGAAAGCAATATGATTTTCTACCTTGTGAAGATTTATTTCTACAGCTCCATTGATGTAATTTTGCTGACGGCGATGGCGTTTATGATTTCAGCTGTGTTCAGAAACAGCTCGCTTGCGATTGGAATTAGCCTATTCCTGTTGTTTGTTGGTGGAACGGTCACAAGCTTTATCGCCATGTATTATGACTGGGCTAAATACAGCCTTTTTGCCAATACAAGCCTTGCGATGTATGAGATGAATATGCCGATTGTAGAAGGGATGACGATGACGTTCTCTGTGATCATGATTTTGATCTACTTTGCGATCTTTATGGTGCTGGCGTTTACAGTGTTTACGAAAAGAGATATTGCAAGCTGATGAAAAAAGGACCGGACTGTTTCATATGTCCGGTCTTTTTTAATTGTATTCACTTTTTGTTCATGTTTCCGTATATCTGTTTCAGTGCCTGTTCGAACTTCCCGGTTTCTTTTGGTTCGTAATATCTCGCCGATTTCAAATTGTCAGGCAGATATTGCTGTTCCACCCAGCCGCTTGGGTAGCTGTGTGGGTATTTGTATTCGGTTCCGCGTCCGAGTTTTTCAGCACCTTTATAATGAGCATCTTTTAAATGGTTCGGTACTGACCCTGCTTTTCCTTTTCTTATATCTGACAGTGCGCTGTCGATCGCTGAAATAGCGGAGTTGGATTTCGGCGTCAGGCAGAGTTCAATGACTGCCGCAGCAAGTGGAATTCGAGCTTCAGGAAAGCCCAGCCTTTCAGCTGATTCAATCGCTGCCAGGGTCCGATGACCGGCCTGGGGGTTGGCGAGCCCGACATCTTCATAGGCAATGACAAGAAGTCTTCTTGCGATTGTGGGCATGTCTCCTGCTTCAATTAACCGGGCAAGATAATGAAGGGCAGCATTGACATCGCTGCCTCTGATGGATTTTTGAAAAGCGCTCATCACATCATAGTGTGCGTCTCCGTCCTTGTCGTGTGCGAAGTAATTTTTCTGCAGACACTCTTCGGCCGTTTCAACATCAATTATGATTTCCCCTTCTTTTTCCTCTGTTGACATCACTGCGAGCTCGAGGGCGTTCAGTGCACTTCTGACATCCCCATTGCTGGCGTTAGAAAAATGATCGAGTGCCTCATCAGTCAGCCTGACCTGCTCTGTGCCAAGTCCGCGTTCCTCATCATCAAGTGCACGTAAAATCGCTTTTTTCATTTCATCAGGTGTTAAAGGGGTCAGTTCAAATATCTGACATCGGCTCCTGATCGCAGGGTTAATGGCATGATAAGGGTTACTTGTGGTTGCCCCGATCATGACAATCAATCCGCTTTCTAAATGTGGTAAGAGAAAATCCTGCTTCGTTTTATCAAGCCGGTGGACTTCATCAAGCAAAAGAATGACCCTGCCTGACATTTTAGCCTCCTGCACGACAATTTCCATATCCTTTTTATTGTTCGTCACGGCATTCAGAGAACGGAATGCATATTTCGTGCTGCCTGCAATCGCTGAAGCAATCGACGTTTTACCGATTCCAGGTGGTCCGTATAGAATCATGGATGAAAGCTGTTTCGCTTTCACCATTCGTCTGATGATTTTCCCTTCTCCGACAAGGTGCTGCTGACCGATGATTTCATCAATATCAGACGGTCTCATCCGAAAGGCAAGCGGTTTTTTCGCCATAGTTATCACTCCTGTAAGATCACTTCTTCCATCATAGTCTATCAGTTACCCTTAATGCCAATCGAAGCGGTTATATGCTATAATGGCTAAAGCAAAAAAGACGTTAACAAAGGTGGAGACAAGATGAAGATTTCGACAAAGGGCCGTTACGGATTAACGATCATGATTGAGCTTGCTAAAAATCATGGTGAAGGGCCAACGTCATTAAAATCAATTGCCAAAACACATGATCTTTCCGAGCATTACCTTGAGCAGCTGATCGCACCGCTTCGTAATGCCGGATTTGTAAAAAGTATCAGGGGTGCCTACGGCGGTTACGTACTGGCTGATGAACCTGGGAATATCACAGCCGGTGATGTAATCCGTGTACTGGAAGGACCGATCAGTCCAGTCGAAGGAATAGAGAATGAAGCGCCGCCTCAAAGAGAGCTGTGGATCCGGATTCGTGATGCAGTGAAAAATGTTCTGGATCATACAACGATTGAAGATCTGGCAAACTACACAGAAGAAGGCGAATCAGACGCCTATATGTTTTATATTTAATTGGAGGGACTACGATCATGAATCACATTTATGCTGATCATGCAGCTACAACCCCTGTCCATCCGGAAGTGGCTGATGTTCTCGTTCAAACACTGACGTCGAGCTACGGGAATCCGTCCAGTATTCATGGAACAGGCAGGGAAGCAAGGAAAATTCTTGACGATGCAAGAACATCGATTGCAAGACAGATCGGTGTTCATTTTAATGAGATCATCTTTACAAGCGGCGGGACGGAAGCGGATAACCTGGCGATTTTCGGAACGGCAGAATCAATGAAATCAAAAGGCAATCACATCATTACGACTGCTGTTGAACACCACGCGGTTTTACATCCGTGCCAGGAGCTTGAGAAAAAGGGATATGATGTTACGTATCTCCCTGTTGATCAAAATGGAAAAATCAGCGTCGATGATGTCAAGAAAGCGTTAAGAGAAGACACGATTCTGGTCACGATTATGTTTGGTAATAATGAAGTGGGTACAATACAGCCGATTGAGGAAATTGGCGCGCTGCTGAAGGATCATCAGGCCGTGTTTCACACGGATGCTGTTCAGGCGTTCGGGCTCTTGTTATTTGATCCAAAAGAACTTGGTATTGATCTATTCTCGGTTTCGGCCCATAAAATTAACGGCCCGAAAGGTATCGGCTTTTTATATGCAAGAGAAGGAATCTCGCTTTCCCCTGGTCTTTTTGGTGGCGAGCAGGAGCGTAAAAAGAGAGCGGGTACAGAAAATACAGCGGCGATTGCAGCGCTGGCAAAAGCAGTGGAAATGGCCTTTCAGAACAGAGATGAGAAGATTGCTGAGCTGAATGCGATCCGCCATGCGATGATTGAAGAATTAAACAGCCTGAATGTCCGCTATGAGCAGAACGGATCACTTGAGGACAGTCTTCCACACGTGCTAAACTTAAGCATTCATGGTGCAGACGTTGAATCTCTTCTGGTCAACCTGGATCTTGAAGGGGTGGCTGTATCGAGCGGTTCCGCATGTACAGCTGGTTCAATCGAGCCTTCACATGTTTTATCCGCTATGTTTGGGGAAGGGAATGAGAAGCTTTTTAACTCCATCCGGTTCAGTTTTGGATACGGTAATACAGTTGAGGATGGTAAAAAGATCGCTCAGACGCTGAAAAAAATCATGGACCGTTTTACAAAATAGTCACGGTTAATCTATAGAATAAAAGGTGAGGAAAATGACAAAAACACCGGAAAACACCCGTGTTGTCGTCGGAATGTCAGGAGGCGTGGATTCCTCAGTCGCAGCGCTGCTTTTAAAACAGCAGGGGTACGATGTGATCGGAATCTTCATGAAGAATTGGGATGACACTGACGAAAATGGTGTATGTACAGCAACAGAAGACTATAACGATGTAATAAGAGTCTGCAACCAGATCGGCATTCCTTATTATGCAGTAAACTTCGAAAAACAGTACTGGGATAAAGTATTTACGTACTTCCTGGACGAATATAAAGCAGGCAGAACACCAAATCCTGATGTGATGTGTAATAAGGAAATTAAGTTCAAGGCATTTCTTGATCATGCGATGAAGCTTGGTGCGGACTACCTTGCAACCGGGCATTATGCACGGGTTGAGGAACAGGACGGGGAAGTGAAAATGCTTCGCGGTCTGGATCAGAATAAAGACCAGACGTACTTCCTGAACCAGCTTTCACAGGATCAGCTGTCAAAAGCGATGTTCCCGATCGGAAATATCGATAAAAAAGAAGTGCGGAAAATTGCCGCTGAAGCAGGTCTTGCCACAGCAACGAAGAAAGACAGTACGGGCATCTGCTTTATTGGTGAACGGAACTTTAAGGAGTTTTTAGGTCAGTATCTGCCTGCACAGCCAGGTGATATGGTGACGATGGATGGCGAAAAAGTCGGCCGTCATGACGGTCTGATGTATTACACAATCGGTCAGCGTCACGGACTCGGAATTGGTGGTTCTGGTGAGCCGTGGTTTGTGTTAGGGAAAGACCTGAAAACAAATGAACTGCTTGTCGGGCAGGGCTTTGACAATGATGCGCTGTATTCGGATTCCATCACAGCTGTAGATATGGGCTTTACCTCAGCCAGCCAGCAGGAAGCAACATTTCATTGTACAGCGAAGTTCCGCTATCGTCAGCCTGATCAGGGAGTAACGGTTCATCTTAAAGAAAATGGTGAAGCGGAGATCGTGTTTGATGAGCCTGTACGCGCAGTAACACCGGGACAGGCTGTTGTGCTGTATGATGGTGATGTGTGTTTAGGTGGCGGTACGATTGATAAGATTTTCAAGAAGTCTGAACAGCTGATGTATGTAGGCTGATACAGGAAGCGGAACATGTGATGTGTTCCGCTTTTGTTTTTTATTATTGGAGAACCGGGCCTGGGGCATCCTTCGCTCGCGCGCCGCGCGGTGAGCCAGCTGTGCTTCGCACATCTGGCTCACCTGTCGCTTCTCTGCCGCAGGAGTCTACGGATGCCCCAGGCCCTTTAAGTTTTTACATACAACTTATCTTTTTGAAAAGGAAAGAAAAACCCGTTTCTTTAGACGGAGAAGCTTCCGAATATCCAGTCTTTTTTTATGTATCTTCAAAATTATATAAAATCAGACTTGGTTAAATATATTGCCATTTACATAAGCCATGAGTCAGTTTTTACCGAACATATGTTATACTGATGGCACAAATTTAATCAGATTCAGGAGTGGAAAGATGAGTTCTTTAAATGATCAGGCGATTGCATTAATACAGGAAGGAAAGTATGAGGAGGCGCTTCAGCTGTTGAATCAGCAGATTGAAGAAAATCCGAATGATGCAGCGGCTTATATTAACTTTGGTAATATTCTTGCGCAGTTTAATGAAATTGAGAAAGCGGAGCGTTTTTATCAGAAGGCGATTACGCTTGATGAGAAAGCGGGAGCGGCTTATTATTCGCTGGCAAACCTGTATTATAATCAGGAGCGTTTTCAGGAGGCAGCGGTACTGTATGAGAAGGCTGTTCACAATGGCATTCAGGACAGCGATGCTTATTTTATGCTCGGTATGTCTTTTGTGAATCAGGATCAGACAAAGCTTGCTTTACCTTATTTGCAGCGTGCTTCTGAGCTGACTGAAGAGGATGCGGAAGTGTTCTTTCAGTATGGACTTGCCCTTGCAAAGATTGAGCAGGGAGAAGAGGCGATCAGAAACCTGAAGCTTGCGGTTGAGCTGGATGCCGAGCATGCAGACGCCCTGTATAATCTCGGTGTGGCTTATGCTGGTTTTGTGGAGGATGCGAAAGCCGCAATTGACTGTTTTGAACGTGCAATTGAGGTTCAGCCGGATCATTATCTGGCATTAAACGGACGTCAGATTATGAAGCAGGCACTTGAACAATAATTCGGGAGGACTCGGGATGAAGGCACAGCAGACAGATCTGTTTACAGAAGAAGAGCTGTATGTGAAAGGAAGAATGATTGTTACCATTTTTCATAACGAAGATAATATGTACTCCGTTGTCAGAATCCGCGTGGCGGAGACGAATCTTCAGAATGCGGAAAATGAAATGGTCGTAACGGGTCACTTTCCTGCGATGCAGGAGGAGGATACGTATCTTTTTTATGGACATGTGAAAGAGCATCCCCGTTTTGGCCCGCAATTTATCGCATCCCGCTTTAAAAAAGAACTCCCGCAGACGAAACAGGGGATTATTCATTATCTTTCAAGTGATCTGTTTAACGGGATCGGTAAAAAAACGGCTGAAAAGATCGTCGATGTGATTGGTGAAAATGCCATTTCGAAAATCATGGAAAATGAAGCCGTTCTTCACTCGGTCCCGAAGCTTTCTAAAGAAAAGGCAAAGCACATTCATGAGGTGCTGATGGAGCATCAGGGGCTTGAGCGGATCATGGTACTGTTAAATGACTGGGGGTTCGGTCCCCAGTTATCCATGAAGATCTATCAATTTTATCAGGAAAATACGCTTGATGTGATTGAAAAAAATCCTTACCAGCTTGTTCACGATATTGAAGGGGTTGGTTTTGGAAAGGCGGATGAACTCGGCAGGCATCTGGGGCTGTCCGGGAATCACCCTGACCGGATTAAGGCGGCGTGCCTGTATTGCCTGACTCAGATCTCCCTGCAGGAAGGTCATGTATATGCAGATTCCAAATCCCTGATGGTGAAGGTCAAAGAGCTTTTGCAGAAGCATCAGCCTGAACAGATTGAATACACAGATATATCAGCAAGCCTGATTGAATTGAACGAAGAAGGAAAAATCATTGGTGAAAATAAACGGGTCTATATGCCTTCCCTTTATTATTCAGAAGCAGGTATAGCCTCGAGTATTGAAAACATTCTAAGCCGGACTGAATATGAGGATGGATTTCCTGAAGCTGAATTTCTTTTGGCGCTTGGTGATCTGGAGGAGCGGATTGGTGTGACCTATGCGCCTTCCCAAAAACAGGCGATTCAAACTGCACTTTCATCGCCTTTGATGATTTTGACCGGCGGCCCGGGTACTGGGAAAACAACCGTGATAAAAGGGATCGTGGAACTTTACGCAGAACTTCACGGCGTTTCGCTTGATCCTGATCAATACTCCAAGGATGATCCGTTTCCGGTTGTGCTTGCTGCCCCGACCGGCCGCGCAGCAAAGCGGATGACGGAATCGACCGGATTAAAAGCGATGACGATTCACCGCCTTCTCGGTTTTACCGGACAGGAGGAAATGGAGGATGAGGATGAACGGATGATTACCGGCCGCCTCTTGATCATTGATGAAATGTCCATGGTTGATACATGGCTTGCCAACAAGCTTCTTCAGGCCGTTCCTGAAGGGATGCAGGTCATTTTAGTAGGTGACCAGGATCAGCTCCCTTCGGTTGGACCGGGCCAGGTGTTGCAGGATCTCCTTCAGTCTGAAAAAATCCCGTCTGTTGAACTGACGGATATTTACAGGCAGGAAGAGGGATCATCCATTATTGAGCTTGCCCATGACATGAAAAAAGGACAGGTTCCTGCAACGATCAGACAGTCCTTTCCTGACCGTTCCTTTATTCCGTGCAGGGCTGGACAGATGGATGATGTAGTTGGGAAGATCGTAAAAAATGCCGTTGATAAAGGTTACAGCCCGAAGGACATACAGGTACTTGCACCGATGTACAGAGGACCTGCAGGCATTGATAAGCTGAATACGCTTTTACAGGAGCTTCTGAACGGGAACCCGGATGGATCGAGGAAGGAATTGAAATGGGGAGATATCACGTACCGGATCGGGGACAAGGTACTTCAGCTTGTCAACCAGCCTGAGAGTAATGTGTTTAATGGCGATATGGGCGAGATCATTTCCATTTTTTACGCGAAGGAAAATACAGAAAAGCAGGATATGGTACTCGTTTCGTTTGATGGTGTTGAAGTGACCTATACAAGGCAGGATTTAAATCAGATCACGCACGCCTACTGCTGTTCTATTCATAAATCACAGGGAAGTGAATTTCCGATTGTGATTCTTCCAGTCGTCAAAAGCTATTCAAGAATGCTTAGGAGAAACTTGTTATACACCGCGATCACGCGAAGCAGCCGGTTTTTAATTCTTTGCGGTGAGGAAGAGGCTTTCCGTTACGGGGTTGAAAGGCAGGATGATCTTGTCAGGATGACGACTCTGAAAGAACGTCTCGGCTATTCAGAAGGTGATGCGAAGCAGGAAGTTCAGGAAAGGTTCCCGGATCAGGTGGACCCGATGATCGGAATGAATGGCGTCAGCCCCTACGATTTTATGCCAGAGGTATAGGAAATCTTTGGACAGTCAATGATAGTAAAAAAACCCCCGGACTGGAGGGATTATATTGACATGTCCAAACTGTTCCAACCGTGAAGTCGATATGCTGACTTCAAAACGTTATTTCTGTCATTCATGCTGTGTTGAATTTACACGGGCAAAAAATAAATGGAAGCTCTATGAAATTACGGAGGATGGACTGCTGACCCATACTCGAAAAATCGTATTTGATGGTGCTGAAGGATGACTCAGTGGATCAATAAGCGCTTCATCCTGAAGGCTGCGGGTGGAGTGCTTTTTTTATGGGTTCTTTTCTTCACGGAAACCGGTCTTGTGGTCAGGGAAAGTGCTGTCACTGCAGTCGTCCCTCTTTTGATCAGTGCGGTGCTTGCGTATTTGCTATTGCCCGCCGTTCATCTTTTGAATAAAGCGCGATGCCCTGATTTGTTATCTATCTCGATTATCTTTATTTTGATCATCTGCTCAGTTATTTCACTTATTCAATGGGGCATCCCGTTTTTGATAGTGGAAGGACCTTCATTTATTACTTCTGCACAAACCGTAGCGGGAGAACTGTTCGCTGCAGGAAGAGAAATGGAGCAGCTGCTCACGGTCTTTCCGGAAGCGATTCAATTGAAGGCGGGGGAAACAGTCACTCATGTGACAGAGCAGCTGGACAGTCAGCTGTCGGCGG includes the following:
- a CDS encoding ABC transporter permease translates to MFNLIRNEWMKLFSRVATYIMIGLLVVAVAGSTVIYAFISNMEETEGGSWQAQLETQNAQIEAGEAFVMDPEAQVAINNYALENDIEPNTSGTAWSYLENNALLISLIGLFAIIVASGIVASEFSWGTIKLLMIRPISRWKILLSKFLTVGAFGMLLVAITAVLSIILGFIFFDSGSSVRLAYVDGVVEESNMIFYLVKIYFYSSIDVILLTAMAFMISAVFRNSSLAIGISLFLLFVGGTVTSFIAMYYDWAKYSLFANTSLAMYEMNMPIVEGMTMTFSVIMILIYFAIFMVLAFTVFTKRDIAS
- a CDS encoding replication-associated recombination protein A, which translates into the protein MAKKPLAFRMRPSDIDEIIGQQHLVGEGKIIRRMVKAKQLSSMILYGPPGIGKTSIASAIAGSTKYAFRSLNAVTNNKKDMEIVVQEAKMSGRVILLLDEVHRLDKTKQDFLLPHLESGLIVMIGATTSNPYHAINPAIRSRCQIFELTPLTPDEMKKAILRALDDEERGLGTEQVRLTDEALDHFSNASNGDVRSALNALELAVMSTEEKEGEIIIDVETAEECLQKNYFAHDKDGDAHYDVMSAFQKSIRGSDVNAALHYLARLIEAGDMPTIARRLLVIAYEDVGLANPQAGHRTLAAIESAERLGFPEARIPLAAAVIELCLTPKSNSAISAIDSALSDIRKGKAGSVPNHLKDAHYKGAEKLGRGTEYKYPHSYPSGWVEQQYLPDNLKSARYYEPKETGKFEQALKQIYGNMNKK
- the cymR gene encoding cysteine metabolism transcriptional regulator CymR, which translates into the protein MKISTKGRYGLTIMIELAKNHGEGPTSLKSIAKTHDLSEHYLEQLIAPLRNAGFVKSIRGAYGGYVLADEPGNITAGDVIRVLEGPISPVEGIENEAPPQRELWIRIRDAVKNVLDHTTIEDLANYTEEGESDAYMFYI
- a CDS encoding cysteine desulfurase family protein; translation: MNHIYADHAATTPVHPEVADVLVQTLTSSYGNPSSIHGTGREARKILDDARTSIARQIGVHFNEIIFTSGGTEADNLAIFGTAESMKSKGNHIITTAVEHHAVLHPCQELEKKGYDVTYLPVDQNGKISVDDVKKALREDTILVTIMFGNNEVGTIQPIEEIGALLKDHQAVFHTDAVQAFGLLLFDPKELGIDLFSVSAHKINGPKGIGFLYAREGISLSPGLFGGEQERKKRAGTENTAAIAALAKAVEMAFQNRDEKIAELNAIRHAMIEELNSLNVRYEQNGSLEDSLPHVLNLSIHGADVESLLVNLDLEGVAVSSGSACTAGSIEPSHVLSAMFGEGNEKLFNSIRFSFGYGNTVEDGKKIAQTLKKIMDRFTK
- the mnmA gene encoding tRNA 2-thiouridine(34) synthase MnmA, which produces MTKTPENTRVVVGMSGGVDSSVAALLLKQQGYDVIGIFMKNWDDTDENGVCTATEDYNDVIRVCNQIGIPYYAVNFEKQYWDKVFTYFLDEYKAGRTPNPDVMCNKEIKFKAFLDHAMKLGADYLATGHYARVEEQDGEVKMLRGLDQNKDQTYFLNQLSQDQLSKAMFPIGNIDKKEVRKIAAEAGLATATKKDSTGICFIGERNFKEFLGQYLPAQPGDMVTMDGEKVGRHDGLMYYTIGQRHGLGIGGSGEPWFVLGKDLKTNELLVGQGFDNDALYSDSITAVDMGFTSASQQEATFHCTAKFRYRQPDQGVTVHLKENGEAEIVFDEPVRAVTPGQAVVLYDGDVCLGGGTIDKIFKKSEQLMYVG
- a CDS encoding tetratricopeptide repeat protein is translated as MSSLNDQAIALIQEGKYEEALQLLNQQIEENPNDAAAYINFGNILAQFNEIEKAERFYQKAITLDEKAGAAYYSLANLYYNQERFQEAAVLYEKAVHNGIQDSDAYFMLGMSFVNQDQTKLALPYLQRASELTEEDAEVFFQYGLALAKIEQGEEAIRNLKLAVELDAEHADALYNLGVAYAGFVEDAKAAIDCFERAIEVQPDHYLALNGRQIMKQALEQ
- the recD2 gene encoding SF1B family DNA helicase RecD2; the encoded protein is MKAQQTDLFTEEELYVKGRMIVTIFHNEDNMYSVVRIRVAETNLQNAENEMVVTGHFPAMQEEDTYLFYGHVKEHPRFGPQFIASRFKKELPQTKQGIIHYLSSDLFNGIGKKTAEKIVDVIGENAISKIMENEAVLHSVPKLSKEKAKHIHEVLMEHQGLERIMVLLNDWGFGPQLSMKIYQFYQENTLDVIEKNPYQLVHDIEGVGFGKADELGRHLGLSGNHPDRIKAACLYCLTQISLQEGHVYADSKSLMVKVKELLQKHQPEQIEYTDISASLIELNEEGKIIGENKRVYMPSLYYSEAGIASSIENILSRTEYEDGFPEAEFLLALGDLEERIGVTYAPSQKQAIQTALSSPLMILTGGPGTGKTTVIKGIVELYAELHGVSLDPDQYSKDDPFPVVLAAPTGRAAKRMTESTGLKAMTIHRLLGFTGQEEMEDEDERMITGRLLIIDEMSMVDTWLANKLLQAVPEGMQVILVGDQDQLPSVGPGQVLQDLLQSEKIPSVELTDIYRQEEGSSIIELAHDMKKGQVPATIRQSFPDRSFIPCRAGQMDDVVGKIVKNAVDKGYSPKDIQVLAPMYRGPAGIDKLNTLLQELLNGNPDGSRKELKWGDITYRIGDKVLQLVNQPESNVFNGDMGEIISIFYAKENTEKQDMVLVSFDGVEVTYTRQDLNQITHAYCCSIHKSQGSEFPIVILPVVKSYSRMLRRNLLYTAITRSSRFLILCGEEEAFRYGVERQDDLVRMTTLKERLGYSEGDAKQEVQERFPDQVDPMIGMNGVSPYDFMPEV